Part of the Candidatus Binatus sp. genome is shown below.
TCGTGAATCGCGACGATCGTGGCGTCGTCCTGCGCCTGCTCAAGCCACGGCTCTGCGATTCGCCACAGCTCGGGCGCGCGCATCCGCGGCACCTGCTTGCCGAGGCTCTCGCGATTGATCAGCCAGTCGGGCTGCGGGTAGCTGCCCACGACGGTGGTCGGCATCAGTATCGTGTCCATTTCGGTTAGCGCTCCTGCTCGCATTTGCGCCGCGCGCGGACGGCTATCAGCGAAGCACGATCGCGCCATTGGAGATCGCGGGCGCGGCTCGATCGTTCAGCACGTCGAAAAAGATCGCCTCGCCGTCGCCGGAACGATCGCGCGCGTCGATGCGCACCGCGATATCGGAGGGCATCGGCACCATCGCGCGGAACTGCCCGGCGACGCGCGCGACGCGGCGCGGATCACCGCCCGCCTCCGATGCGACTATCCGCGAAACTGCAAGCGCGAGCGTTGCGGTGCCGTGCAGGATGATCGCCGGCAGGCCGGCAGCTTCGGCGACGCTGGCGTCGGTATGAATCGGATTAAAGATCTGCGCGCATTCGGTATAGACGTGGGCCAGGCCGGCGCTGACGTGCACGACGCTCGTGGATCGCGATGGCGGCGAAGTTTTCGACGAGGGTAGGGCAGGCGCCGCGGAGAGCGAGCAGTCGGGACCGCTCAGATCGACTCCGCGATAGAGCGAGCCGTACCACGATGAGCATACCGGCGCGCTGCTCTCGTCAACTGTGTCGAGGCGGGTAACGAGAAACGCGCCGGGGCTGCGGCGTTCCGCGGAAACGATCTCGGCGATGGTGGTCAAGCGTTCGGGTGGGTGAATCGCGCGATGAATTACCAGGTCGTGCGAGGCGTGTACGCCGCGCATCGCTTCGCTGAGTTTGAGGCCCGCGCGCTCCATCTGATCGCGCATTCCGACGATCACGGGCCACTCGAAGCATACCGGGAACATCGGATGCGCGACGAAACTGACTTTGACGCGCGTGTCGAAGTAGCAGGGCGTCGAGTCGTCGAGCGCCGCCGCGTAAGCCATCGACCATCGCGGCGTTACTTCCGTCGTGGCTTTTTCGGAACGGCATCCGACGAGCGAAGATGGAACCGGCATGCCTGATTATCTACGCGCGAATCGCCGCGTCGTCCATCCTCAGGAACGACAGAAGAGCTGGTGGGTGAGGTATCAACAGCGCAGACAGGATCGGAAAAGATTCGGGCTCAATGGCTCCGGCAGCCTCCGCAGAGTTGTGAAGATTTAGTCGGATGATCGATTTCACCACCGATGTCATTCTGAGCCGAAGGCTGCGCAGGCGAAGAATCCCGGGTCTTTTGCTCCGACGGGCGACCCGGCACCCTCACCCGCCGATCCCTCACTCCGTTCGGTGTCGGCGACCTCTCCCGCAACTAAGCGGTAGAGGTATTCGGTGTCGGCGACCTCTCCCGCAACTAAGCGGTAGAGGTATAGAGAAGCGGGCGAGGTCTAAGAACCTGCCTAGGCGGCTTTGCTCTTCTTGGTCTGCACCGGCGGGGTCGTCTCGCTCATGGTGCGCGTGACCTCCTCGTCGGGCATCGTCCAGATCCTGGCGTCGGCCGGAAACTGCATCAGCGGCTTGGTCGGATCGGGCTTGGGCTGCGCAACCTTGCCGCCCTTCGATTCGAATGACGCCGGATGCTTGAAGCGCTCGACTTCTTCAACGCTGATGCCCGCGAGCGCCATCACTTCGGGATCGATCCAAGCTTCCGCGTCGATCGCATTGCC
Proteins encoded:
- a CDS encoding MaoC/PaaZ C-terminal domain-containing protein — encoded protein: MPVPSSLVGCRSEKATTEVTPRWSMAYAAALDDSTPCYFDTRVKVSFVAHPMFPVCFEWPVIVGMRDQMERAGLKLSEAMRGVHASHDLVIHRAIHPPERLTTIAEIVSAERRSPGAFLVTRLDTVDESSAPVCSSWYGSLYRGVDLSGPDCSLSAAPALPSSKTSPPSRSTSVVHVSAGLAHVYTECAQIFNPIHTDASVAEAAGLPAIILHGTATLALAVSRIVASEAGGDPRRVARVAGQFRAMVPMPSDIAVRIDARDRSGDGEAIFFDVLNDRAAPAISNGAIVLR